Genomic segment of Ailuropoda melanoleuca isolate Jingjing unplaced genomic scaffold, ASM200744v2 unplaced-scaffold4728, whole genome shotgun sequence:
tctcatgctcactcatgtgctctcaatctctctctcaagaaaataaattaaatattaaaaaaaataaaacagattctaCTCTAAATATTCATTTGCACAACCAATTCCTGTATGAActaagggatatatatatatatatatatatatatatatatatatgaatgttctatcagaaatttaaattaattctttcaaatttagattattccttttttgtttgtttgtttgttttttaggattACAACTTCTGAACTACCAAAGAATGTCTGTCACTGTGTGGTCTGGCCTCTAAATGCAATATATTAACAAaactaacattaaaatatttccctttataaTTCACTAATAATATATCCTTGGTTTACTTGCTTTGGCTCAATTGTTTTTCATGACATTTCCCCTACCTATACCATCTTAATACTCCACAAAATTAACTTAGTTTGCAATTAATTTTGGTTTGCAAGAATCAGTACTTGCTCAATATTACTTTACACCTTAGTCCTATTGCTTCCATTCACTCCCCTCAGGACAGTGATGGTCCACAAAACCTCACCAGATAGTCCCTGCCTTTTTCATTCACATCTCTCccttttgtttctcagagttgcTTATCCCATAAACTTCTTTAAATTAACTGTGTGCTTCTTTGAAAATAGTGAGGGGCACCAAAACTTCCTAATTGCTTTTTTCATCTCTGAATTTCTCAGAGTATAGATTAGGGGATTGAACATTGGAGCCAGGATGGTGTAAAAtagagcaaatattttgtcctCAGGAAAAGTAGTAGGCGGTCTAAGGTAGATGAAGATTACAGGCCCAAAAAATAAGACAACCACAGTGATATGAAACCAACAGGTGGAGAGGGCTTTATGTCTTCCGTCATCTGAGAGATTTCTTAAAGTGAACAATATTATcccataagaaacaaataagacaATAAAGGTCACTAAGGAAATCATACCTGAAAATGCAACCACAAGGACACCAGTGATGTAGGTATCAGTACAGGCCACGtttagcaaaggaaaaatatcacAAAAGTAGTGATCAATTACATTAGGACCACAGAAGGGCAAACCAATTGTGGTAGAAAATAGAGGAAAGGCATGGACggccccaccagccccagcagCTAAGACTAGGAGATGGCACCTTTTCCTGTCCATGATAACCACATAGTGGAGAGGTTTGCAGATGGCAGCATAACGATCAAAGGCCATGGCAGTAAGAATGAAGATCTCAACGCCTCCAAAGAAGTGCATTGTAAAGACCTGCAACATGCAGTTACTGTAGGAGATGGTTTTTCTTTCCACCAGCAGGTCAGCAATGAACTTGGGTGTAACCGTAGAGGTGTAGCAGATGTCCATGGAGGACAAGTGGTGAGGAAGTAGTACATGGGTTGGTGATAAAGAGGACTGAGTCGGATGGAGACAAGGATCAGCAGGTTTCCTGCCAACAGGGCAACATAACTGAATGAGAAGAGcacaaagcaaaatatttgaatgttcTGGTCATACGAAAGTCCTAGAAGTATGAATTCTGAGATGTTTCTCTGGCTTTTCATATATTGGGTTTTGGTGTATATTTCCATAAGGGCTTACATTCCTGAAAGAAGGAAGACATAATTCTAGGCGAATATTAACTGTATGAACAATATAtaccaaatttattaaaatgtgtattttcataaATAGTGTTAAGAATAAGTAGTCTTGATTTATTGAATTaaggtgatttttctttatatgctATCTTTTATAAAACTAtcatgaaacattttataatggcaataatgagaataattacatattttactcaaaattactagtaattatttaaagatttaaatactcttttgaaaatacattttattactaCTAACTATATTTTAGATAAAGGACGGCTAATTATGTTATTTAGtctaaaacaaggaaagacttttttctatatttcccaGTTCTTATAACTTACATATAAAATcaactttccttcttttaaaattgtctgAGAAAATTCCCTTAATTTTCTGGGAATGAATCCTGAAGAAACGCACATTTGTTTGAACTACTGAAGCATAATTTGTGTAGAGCATACAACATGTTCCTACCTGGTCAAATATTATAAATGGGTCATAGTAAACCAACGTAATTGCTCTTAAGATTAAAACACAAAGAATACTTGAAAACAATGCAGTAAAAGAGAGAATACCAATTAATGactgaaatcttgaaaaatattcaggaaacccATTCATTTGtcacatttatatttcataagctaaacacaatttaaaaatatatgctgtcATTGGTGTTTGTGATAGCAATTGATAAAGGATAAAggataagatattttttaattatgcacTAGTCATGGCTTtggcagaaaattttaaattttagatacaATCTAAAGATCAAATGCCAGCAAAAGTGGATGATAGTGAGGGTAACTCAAAGACACTCTTCCTGGTGAGTTAGAACTCAATGATATTTGCggcaataatgaataaatgaaagattcAACAATTCACATCTTGTATCTAATGTATACCTTAAGACATCATTTAATCATGCAAAATGAGTATAGGATACCGAGAAAGCACTTCCCAGAGCTATTTTACCCACTAATGAGGAAATATCTGATTCTAGTGGGTTTGCAAAAACTAGCACACCTTCGACCTTAGTCCGGATCTCAAGTGACAGACATATCTGGGCCCCCAGATgtctatttaaaatacaaaatgcttttgTTACAATATCATTTAACAACCATCATCTGTAGAGACACAAATTTAATATCCATGATAATGATATTCCTCAAAAAGATTTTAGATGGCACATAGTTGACAGCTATGGCATTTTTTAATGGTCTGAACCATAAGACatcaattctattttatttatttatttatttatttatttatttatttatttatttagatgcattagtcaccatacagtacatcattagtttttgatgtagtattccatgatccattgtttgtgtataacacccagtgctccatgcaatacgtcccTCCTCATAAATGTAGAAACTTTCAATTTGTTCCTATTTTGCTATCTGGATCACTAACAAGGCTCCCTGTCCTCCTCacataacaaaataatataatgatgTCACAGAGTGCTCAGCAGTTAACAGTTACTAAGGGGTCCTGAAAAGCCGTAGGACTGTGAGGGTCATTGACCTCTCTTCTACTTACTGCAACTGATACTAATCTTTGTTTATGAGACAGAAACAATGTTAATTTTTCAGATATacataattactaaaataaattgatttatagGCAACTTTTATCTAAGCAGAGTGTGAgcaatagaaatgtaaaaatcactGCACCAATTCAAATCCGATTCTAAACAGAAGACGCATATCAAGAAATCTAAGTAATTTCTCAGGATTGAAAAGCAATACACTGTAAATGTTACAAGACAGAAATCCTGTTTCTTCCTCAGTCTAGGGCTGGTCTTTCATGGGAGAGATCTGAGGGGGATGTCATGAAGGACAGTATGAAAAATCTGTTTTGATTCCTCctctgagaagaaaataatattcaagaTGATGGGTTATAAGATACCCTGTCTTTTtgagtatttatataaataaagaggtacagaatatttaatatacacatgTAATCTAGAATTCATTGATtacaaaacatttgaaataatttgcttTCAGTTTTACAAAAATGCAAATCCCTCATCAGGATTCCTGCTTATTTTCTAGGCCATCATTGGAATCTCATCTCCAATAGCCCAAAACCCCAGCCTGTATTCGGAGGAAACGTTCTCTATGATCAGTGCTGTTGGTAAAAGGGAAGAGGGCAAAGTCAGTTGAGGAGATTTACTCTCATCAAACAATACAGTGATACCGAGGACCCTTCCCATGGAAAAACTGAAGTCACAACGGGGAAATAAAGAACTTCAGGCAACCAGTGGACAAGTGGTTGAAACAGTAGCAACACAGAAAGGGGGAGAAACCTGAGGCATCTCAAATCACCTGACCCGTGTGATCCTTGAGCAAATGCATTCATCTCTTTAGgcccctctttctcctttcacaaCTAAGATATCATTACAAAATTCAGACTTTTAATGAGGAATACACGAGGTAACATGAAATAGCCAGTGACATGTGTGGTTCAAAACTCATTTTTCTATTATAGTCTTTCCTCTCTGAGTGATTCATTTAGGACCACAGATtgtcatgtgcacacacacaatcaatgggaaaataaaagaaacaaaaaggaacattCATAACATGGATTTAGCAAGTATGATCACGGAAACTCCATCATCAACAAACTGTTACTGAAACTCTATTAATGTCATTATCAATTGGTTATCTTAGCTTGTTTCTTAACACTGATCAATGGCCTACTAATTTCTTCTCTACAAAAGTTACTCAAATGATTACTTatcttttgttattattgaataaaattatttgtacCTTTTAGATAATGCTGTTCATAAAGGAATAGAAGCTCTTACATGTATATAATAATTTGTACCacaatttcaaatttttagtGTAACAAATTCTTAGTGTATCAGAAAGTAAAAACTCAGTGTAAGAGAATGTAGGATGCTATACACTTACCTCAGTTGGCTCAGAGTAAATTAGTCTATTTTAGGATGGAAGACGTTTTGAAATATAAGAAagtcttggctattgtacatatTCAAGAATGCACTGGTCTGTTTCTTAATAGGAATGTGGAGGAACGCCTGTACTTAAGATTGGGGAAACAATGAAGTTCATTGCCAATCTGAAGATGGTTTATCTATCTCTACTGTTTGGCTCTTCCAAAATGGGAATTTGCCTTATAAATAAGGTGCCATTAAAACTAAAGTatgctaaaacatttttatagtaattaaaTTGTCATATGCTACAAGAGAAGTTTTATGCTTTAGAATGAAACTACACAGAATAGATATAAAGAACACACACTTAGCCCAGCACACCTGTGGTGGGACGCTTCCCAAACCAAGGTGACAAGGGTAACTCACTAACCATAAGATCTGAGTGGCCGTCTGGTTAGTTTCAGGGCTGCATCAGGAAGCATTCCCTCCTCAGATACTCACTCTGCCAGTTTGTCTCTAGTAGCAAAACCTGGAATCAAATGCAGAGAATTAGAAACCTGGAATTCAAATACATCCAGATgaattctttgcaaatattttgaaaatttcaacaaGGCTTAAACCCTCTACAATTTACAGGAGAAGTTGCCTTCCAATATTATTGAAACCCAGTGATGCAAGTAGTGGATCTGTTTCCTTCAGGAATGTAGGCTGGGAATTGCCAAAGCTGGTTTAGCTGCTTAATGATAgctctgaagaaaaataagcaaaatgggaTTTTATATTCCTGCAAAGGCTAACATGAGTATTTAGGTCCTAGGAAACATCCCTTTATTTTATGCCTGCGCCTAAAAACAATTTGGTTCAGTGGAAGAGATTACAAACTTAAGTGGCAATGTGAGAATTAATAGGTCTTTGAAATCTTTATGCAATTATATTCCCAAAGGCATTTCTAGACAGGGCTTGGCCCAAGTGTTGCAAAGTCATCGTCACATTAATGTGCTTGGTGCACTTGGGTATAAGCTTTCCACATTAgcctatctggaaaaaaaaatgaccccaTTTCCCTGAAGGCCCTGAAAGGCTATAGCTGACTGCCCTGTGCTCTTCCAGCTTTCTGAAGAATAGGAGGGAAATTGTAGCCTATAATAGTATCAGGTAACATTtaggaaatcagaaatgaagCAGCAAAAGGAGCACCAAAGATGGCcacttacatttttgtttttgttgttgttgttgttgtttgaaatTATCATGACCTTTGCTGTGCAGGGTAGGtagataaataaaagcaatgattTGTGATATTATAATTTGTATGATGTTAGCATTGATGGATGAGCTGATggaacagggaagaaaaaaaaccgaAAAGAATAAGCAACCCTTCTCCATAAAttgggagggaggaaaagcaaaaatgatatgGAAAACTCAGAAGAGGGAAGCAAAGTACAGCCAAGCCTTTAACGTGTTTCCCATCCGGTTCTGACTCTGCTCACTGACTAGTCACAGGACATTTAGACTAAGTCTCACCTGCATGCACTGAAGCCAGGCAGTCTGTCTCTACCGTACGCCAATCCATGCATGTAATGTTTTCTCATGCAAGTACTGTCCGGAAATcaaattttatgatatttattctGTTTCACATCAATCTCCTTAGCCAAAGATTAACGAAAATGTGCTGAAAGATTGTTGAGCGGATTAAGTTCATCATATTA
This window contains:
- the LOC117799330 gene encoding LOW QUALITY PROTEIN: olfactory receptor 4P4-like (The sequence of the model RefSeq protein was modified relative to this genomic sequence to represent the inferred CDS: inserted 1 base in 1 codon), producing the protein MKSQRNISEFILLGLSYDQNIQIFCFVLFSFSYVALLAGNLLILVSIRLSPLYHQPMYYFLXHLSSMDICYTSTVTPKFIADLLVERKTISYSNCMLQVFTMHFFGGVEIFILTAMAFDRYAAICKPLHYVVIMDRKRCHLLVLAAGAGGAVHAFPLFSTTIGLPFCGPNVIDHYFCDIFPLLNVACTDTYITGVLVVAFSGMISLVTFIVLFVSYGIILFTLRNLSDDGRHKALSTCWFHITVVVLFFGPVIFIYLRPPTTFPEDKIFALFYTILAPMFNPLIYTLRNSEMKKAIRKFWCPSLFSKKHTVNLKKFMG